The following coding sequences lie in one Rutidosis leptorrhynchoides isolate AG116_Rl617_1_P2 chromosome 4, CSIRO_AGI_Rlap_v1, whole genome shotgun sequence genomic window:
- the LOC139843658 gene encoding uncharacterized protein, whose amino-acid sequence MANPSGNNNDSGGDHSYHGGSSVPEPGLQHNTNTGASSDWTQDEQSILEDGLAQYASESNIIRYAKIAVQLQNKTVRDVAMRCRWMVKRENSKRRNEDYFLTRKSKDRKEIINEHSASSSHITQTGPSSYFHGVVADQKSNAIHSVLVSPAGQLLQESAQALDRVSANLETHQLQQLLENISLLCQIRKNIVSILTNFKDTPDTLKQLPPFLVKLNEDLLNSLLPPATLQQMQ is encoded by the exons ATGGCAAACCCATCTGGAAACAATAATGATTCCGGCGGCGATCACAGTTACCACGGTGGCAGTTCGGTGCCTGAACCTGGGTTGCAGCATAACACTAACACTGGTGCATCTTCTGATTGGACCCAAGATGAACAGTCTATCTTGGAAGATGGTTTAGCCCA GTATGCATCCGAATCGAACATTATCCGCTATGCAAAGATTGCTGTGCAATTGCAGAACAAGACTGTGCGAGATGTGGCTATGCGGTGCAGAtggatggtt AAACGGGAGAATAGCAAAAGAAGGAACGAAGATTACTTCTTGACAAGGAAAAGTAAAGATAGAAAG GAAATAATAAATGAACATTCGGCGAGTTCATCTCATATAACTCAAACTGGACCCTCGTCATATTTTCATGGAGTCGTTGCCGATCAAAAGTCGAATGCTATACACAGCG TTCTAGTGAGTCCAGCAGGACAGCTTCTTCAGGAAAGTGCACAGGCTCTAGATCGGGTCTCTGCAAATCTTGAAACTCATCAG TTGCAACAGCTGCTTGAGAATATCAGTCTCTTATGTCAAATTCGTAAAAACATCGTCAGCATCTTGACCAA TTTTAAGGACACCCCAGATACACTAAAGCAGCTGCCACCATTTTTAGTTAAGCTGAACGAAGATCTTCTCAATTCATTGCTTCCTCCTGCAACATTGCAGCAAATGCAATAA
- the LOC139840720 gene encoding uncharacterized protein — MEQQRQHVNSDDEPLIIMCKLKLKDYIEPLLNFTLNLSIEQTLDIDIIGLSNEFCSNLLKDDEHDCTFTLSDSSSDNFEGVPPYPLYKPLASALCKSILSGAMQRTDSTTLLLHEDSSLKQKECEWNKVILEKGSDLIKMLESVEFELHCQEPFFSQLKDGKKTVEGRCAGGSYNRIKSGSLVLFNKCLLLQVEGVHRYGSFSDMLAAEGLDKVLPGVETIEEGTQIYRKFYSEEKEKSDGVLAILVKPTSQLYDYLATILAALSYDGIQTLLGIVKL, encoded by the exons ATGGAGCAACAGCGGCAACACGTCAACTCGGATGATGAACCATTAATAATAATGTGTAAGCTTAAGCTGAAAGATTACATTGAACCGCTATTAAACTTCACACTTAATTTATCAATTGAACAAACCCTAGATATTGATATTATTGGTTTATCTAATGAATTCTGCTCTAATCTACTCAAAGACGATGAACACGATTGCACCTTCACACTATCAGATTCATCTTCAG ATAATTTTGAAGGTGTTCCTCCATATCCATTATACAAACCCTTAGCATCAGCTTTATGCAAATCGATATTGTCTGGTGCTATGCAGAGGACTGATTCTACTACGCTTTTGCTTCATGAAGATTCTTCCTTGAAACAGAAAGAATGTGAATGGAACAAGGTTATATTGGAAAAAGGATCTGATCTGATAAAG ATGTTGGAGAGTGTGGAGTTTGAACTTCACTGTCAAGAGCCTTTTTTCTCGCAACTGAAAG ATGGGAAGAAAACAGTTGAAGGGAGGTGTGCTGGTGGTAGCTATAACCG TATTAAATCAGGATCTTTGGTTCTCTTCAACAAATGTTTGCTGCTTCAAGTTGAG GGTGTTCACCGGTATGGTTCATTTTCTGACATGCTAGCTGCGGAGGGTCTTGATAAAGTGTTACCAGGTGTAGAAACCATTGAAGAAG GGACACAAATTTACAGGAAGTTTTACTCGGAAGAGAAGGAAAAGTCAGACGGTGTACTTGCAATACTTGTAAAGCCCACATCACAGCTTTACGATTATTTGGCAACGATTCTTGCG GCACTGAGTTACGATGGTATTCAGACACTTTTGGGTATTGTAAAACTGTAG
- the LOC139844627 gene encoding protein SHORT-ROOT-like: protein MERTNLSPYTNQTTTKHNTYTNSGGSDNCTDDDKWASKLLRECARAIYDKDSAKINHLLWMLNELSSPYGDCDQKLAYYFLQALFCKATESGQRCYKTLISVADKTHCFDTAKKLILKFQEVSPWTTFGHVASNGAILEAFDGENKLHIIDISNTLCTQWPTLLEALATRSDETPSLKLTVVVTANMVRSVMKEITQRMEKFARLMGVPFEFNVITGSSRSLGQLTKEELGVQEDEAVVINCIGALRKIEVEERGDVIRLFSSLKPRVVTVVEEEADFTSSRSDFFKCFEECLRYYTLYFEMLEESFSPTSNERLMLERECSRSIVRVLSCDDKENVGSGDCERREKGNQWCERLKELFSPVSFSDDVVDDVRALLRRYRSGWSLAVDQANSNKDSGILLAWKDEPVVWASAWKP, encoded by the coding sequence ATGGAGAGAACAAACCTTTCTCCTTACACAAACCAAACCACCACCAAACACAACACATATACCAATTCCGGTGGTAGCGATAATTGCACCGACGATGATAAATGGGCGTCTAAACTTCTCCGAGAGTGTGCTCGAGCCATTTACGATAAAGATTCCGCAAAGATCAACCATCTTTTATGGATGTTAAATGAGTTATCATCACCTTATGGTGATTGTGATCAAAAACTAGCTTATTACTTTTTACAAGCACTTTTTTGTAAAGCAACTGAATCTGGTCAGAGATGTTACAAGACTTTAATTTCTGTTGCTGATAAAACTCACTGTTTTGATACAGCTAAAAAACTTATACTTAAATTCCAAGAAGTTTCACCTTGGACTACTTTTGGTCATGTTGCATCAAATGGTGCAATTTTGGAAGCATTTGATGGTGAGAATAAACTTCACATAATTGATATAAGTAACACACTTTGTACTCAATGGCCTACTTTGTTAGAAGCTTTAGCGACACGAAGCGATGAAACGCCTAGTTTAAAGTTAACCGTGGTTGTTACAGCCAATATGGTGAGATCAGTGATGAAGGAAATTACTCAAAGAATGGAAAAATTCGCTCGTTTAATGGGTGTTCCTTTTGAGTTTAATGTAATTACTGGATCAAGTAGATCATTAGGACAACTTACTAAAGAAGAATTAGGTGTTCAAGAAGATGAAGCAGTAGTGATTAATTGTATTGGTGCATTAAGGAAAATTGAAGTTGAAGAAAGAGGAGATGTGATTCGTCTTTTTAGCTCGTTAAAGCCTCGAGTAGTGACCGTAGTTGAAGAAGAAGCCGATTTCACAAGCTCAAGAAGTGATTTTTTCAAGTGTTTTGAAGAGTGTTTAAGGTactatactttatactttgaaatGTTGGAAGAAAGTTTTAGTCCTACTAGTAACGAAAGATTGATGTTGGAACGAGAGTGTTCGAGGAGTATTGTTAGGGTTTTGTCGTGTGATGACAAAGAGAATGTTGGATCAGGAGATTGTGAAAGAAGAGAGAAAGGGAACCAGTGGTGTGAGAGGCTTAAGGAGCTTTTTTCGCCTGTTAGTTTTAGTGATGATGTGGTGGACGATGTTAGAGCGTTGCTAAGAAGGTACCGAAGTGGTTGGTCACTTGCAGTTGATCAAGCGAATTCGAATAAAGATTCGGGGATTTTGTTAGCTTGGAAAGATGAACCTGTTGTTTGGGCTTCAGCTTGGAAACCCTAA